A genomic segment from Thermococcus sp. LS1 encodes:
- a CDS encoding Na(+)/H(+) antiporter subunit B — MLKRALAIITLLIIGYWLAQGLAGVPFGEDKMLVGQYYLDNVKQQTGAVNAVTAVVVNYRGFDTLGEVTVLFIASTGVGALLWRRKKERTAKTEGSIVLTTGTRLLFPFVMLFGAYIFIHGHLTPGGGFPGGATIATAFLLLYLAFITYEIPHRGFEVTEGLAGMSYVAVGLIGLAIGGYFLFDWIWQTWQFGWDNVGRLLSGGFIPIIYTIIGIKVGTELSGIIDNMLKEEVSE; from the coding sequence ATCCTCAAGCGCGCTTTGGCAATAATCACACTCCTCATCATAGGGTACTGGCTGGCTCAGGGCTTGGCCGGGGTCCCCTTCGGCGAGGACAAGATGCTCGTCGGCCAGTACTATCTCGACAATGTGAAACAGCAGACCGGCGCTGTTAACGCCGTCACCGCCGTCGTCGTCAACTACCGTGGATTTGATACCCTTGGTGAGGTCACCGTCCTGTTTATAGCATCAACTGGCGTTGGAGCCCTGCTCTGGAGAAGAAAGAAGGAGAGAACCGCAAAGACCGAGGGCTCAATAGTTCTCACAACCGGAACGAGGCTGCTCTTCCCCTTCGTGATGCTCTTCGGCGCCTACATCTTCATTCACGGACACCTCACCCCGGGTGGAGGATTCCCAGGAGGAGCCACCATTGCCACTGCCTTCCTGCTACTGTACCTCGCGTTCATAACCTACGAAATCCCACACAGGGGCTTTGAGGTCACTGAGGGCCTAGCTGGCATGAGCTACGTCGCCGTTGGTCTAATCGGTCTCGCAATAGGCGGTTACTTCCTCTTCGACTGGATATGGCAGACCTGGCAGTTTGGCTGGGACAACGTCGGTAGACTGCTGAGCGGCGGCTTCATACCGATAATCTACACCATCATCGGCATTAAGGTCGGCACAGAGCTCAGCGGAATCATCGACAACATGCTCAAGGAGGAGGTGAGCGAATGA
- a CDS encoding UDP-N-acetyl-D-mannosamine dehydrogenase yields the protein MLEKMIEERTVEIAVIGLGYIGLPTAIMFANAGFRVIGYEIREKVVEKINSGKAHIIEPEIDELLRKAIESGNLKATSNPEEIREKDVYIICVQTPLKGDKTPNLSYLESAVETVAKAMKKGSLIIIESTVPPLTTVKMAELIEEITGLKPGEDFYMVHAPERVMPGRIFKELVYNSRIFGGITPESAELAERLYRSFVKGQTFKTNSTVSEVVKLMENTFRDVNIALANEFAFLAHQYGINVFEAIELANTHPRVKIHVPGIGVGGHCLPKDPHLLVWPAKEDFGLIKLAREINDSMPLFTKDLLFEALRTINLPPEEAIVVILGLAYKGNSDDTRNSPAFAFMDAINEEVREVRTYDPFVKGTHESIEDAVKGADAIVIATDHTAFKSLDWEELGKLMRNRILIDGRHIVEDPPKGFIFKGLGRGEY from the coding sequence ATGCTGGAAAAGATGATAGAGGAAAGAACCGTAGAGATAGCGGTCATAGGCCTCGGATATATCGGCCTCCCAACGGCCATAATGTTTGCCAACGCGGGTTTTAGGGTTATAGGCTACGAGATACGGGAGAAGGTCGTTGAGAAGATAAACTCCGGAAAGGCACACATAATCGAGCCGGAGATAGATGAACTCCTTAGAAAAGCCATTGAAAGCGGCAACCTGAAAGCGACCTCAAATCCAGAAGAGATAAGGGAAAAGGACGTTTACATAATCTGCGTCCAGACTCCCCTGAAGGGAGATAAAACGCCCAATCTAAGCTATCTCGAGAGTGCAGTGGAGACCGTTGCAAAGGCCATGAAAAAAGGCTCGCTCATTATCATAGAGAGCACGGTCCCGCCGCTTACCACAGTGAAGATGGCGGAGTTGATTGAAGAGATCACCGGGCTCAAACCCGGAGAGGACTTCTACATGGTTCACGCCCCGGAGAGGGTCATGCCGGGAAGGATATTTAAAGAGCTCGTTTACAATTCGAGAATTTTTGGCGGAATCACTCCCGAGAGCGCCGAACTCGCCGAGAGACTTTACCGTTCCTTTGTCAAGGGGCAGACCTTCAAGACGAACTCCACCGTTAGCGAGGTAGTAAAGCTCATGGAGAACACCTTCCGCGACGTGAACATCGCTTTGGCCAACGAATTCGCTTTCTTGGCCCATCAGTACGGAATAAACGTTTTTGAGGCGATAGAGCTGGCCAACACCCACCCGCGGGTTAAAATCCACGTTCCAGGAATAGGCGTTGGCGGACACTGCCTGCCGAAGGATCCTCACCTTCTCGTCTGGCCTGCGAAGGAAGACTTCGGCTTGATAAAGCTGGCGAGAGAGATAAACGACAGCATGCCGCTCTTCACGAAGGATCTGCTCTTTGAGGCTCTCAGGACGATAAATCTGCCGCCCGAAGAGGCTATTGTAGTTATCCTCGGTCTGGCCTACAAGGGAAACAGCGACGACACCAGGAATTCACCTGCCTTTGCCTTTATGGACGCCATAAATGAGGAGGTTAGAGAGGTTAGAACTTACGATCCCTTCGTAAAAGGGACTCATGAGAGCATAGAAGATGCTGTTAAAGGCGCAGATGCAATAGTCATAGCAACCGACCACACGGCATTCAAATCTCTCGACTGGGAGGAGCTCGGAAAGCTGATGAGAAACAGAATTCTCATCGACGGCAGGCACATCGTAGAAGATCCGCCCAAGGGGTTCATCTTCAAAGGCCTTGGGAGGGGAGAGTATTGA
- a CDS encoding Na+/H+ antiporter subunit E: MGEASKISRYLYTVIVLFLIWLFLTASLDPQELGFGLLLSLIVGAFTYEIFTTNGLANLHPKRIAYAIAYIPYFLWAMIMANLDVAYRVLHPKRPINPGIVECRTVLKSDVGKLSLANSITLTPGTITLDVDGDKYFIHWIDVKDDSVEGASKSITEPFEKFLKVIFG; encoded by the coding sequence ATGGGAGAAGCAAGCAAGATAAGCCGCTACCTGTACACGGTTATCGTGCTGTTCCTGATATGGCTGTTTCTAACGGCCAGTTTAGACCCACAAGAACTCGGATTCGGCCTGCTACTGTCTCTAATCGTTGGGGCCTTCACCTACGAGATATTCACAACCAATGGCCTCGCAAACCTGCATCCAAAGAGAATCGCCTACGCAATAGCCTACATACCCTACTTCCTCTGGGCAATGATCATGGCCAACCTCGATGTTGCATACAGAGTTCTTCACCCCAAGAGACCCATAAACCCCGGAATCGTTGAGTGCAGAACTGTTCTCAAGAGCGACGTTGGGAAGCTCAGCCTTGCGAACTCGATAACCCTGACGCCCGGAACCATAACCCTCGACGTTGACGGTGACAAGTACTTCATCCACTGGATAGACGTCAAGGATGATTCCGTTGAAGGCGCTTCTAAGAGCATAACCGAGCCCTTTGAAAAGTTCCTGAAGGTGATCTTCGGATGA
- a CDS encoding proton-conducting transporter membrane subunit, which produces MNGQYAALLIALPLISAFFVPVFKGMGKNAVRYFLILVTALQTGIAAWVFKEVYTTGQPIIVIAGGWKPPVGINLYLGHFAALFVLIIAVVSLFTAVFSISAVKTEPIDKYAMLFLLLMLGATGMIATGDIFNLFVFMEITAITAYALTAYNKTGEAAEASMKYIILGGIGSSFFLIGVALIYGSLGTLNMAQIAQLAATMDPTVAQVGLALIILGLAVEAELFPLNAWAPDAYQAAPHPITVMFSAFVVKAALYAMARILYLMQVVESWGSVLRLLIVMATLTVVVAELAALRQKNVKRMIAYSSIAQIGLIALAFALGTQAGVDAGVFHMVNHAIVKALLFLAVGYVAITLGGAELEKFQGLGRRMPLTAFAISVGAVATIGIPLFNVFWSKIRIILATLNVGYTWAAVLVLSASVVEAVYYFRLLHAIWFEGEGERISESMVIGLMMLFLAALVVVIGVYPDYVWELARKAGEDIFNVAQYVKNVPLMGVGA; this is translated from the coding sequence ATGAACGGGCAGTACGCTGCTCTGCTCATAGCGTTACCCCTCATCAGCGCGTTCTTCGTCCCCGTGTTTAAGGGAATGGGGAAGAACGCCGTCAGGTACTTCCTGATCCTAGTTACCGCCCTCCAGACTGGAATAGCCGCATGGGTCTTCAAAGAGGTCTATACCACTGGCCAGCCAATAATAGTCATCGCCGGCGGCTGGAAGCCACCCGTTGGAATCAACCTCTACCTCGGCCATTTCGCGGCGCTCTTCGTACTCATAATAGCAGTCGTCAGCCTCTTCACTGCGGTCTTCAGCATCAGCGCGGTCAAAACCGAACCCATCGACAAGTATGCCATGCTCTTCCTCCTGCTGATGCTCGGTGCCACCGGAATGATAGCGACCGGTGATATATTCAATCTCTTCGTCTTCATGGAGATAACGGCAATAACTGCCTACGCCCTCACGGCCTACAACAAGACCGGTGAAGCGGCCGAAGCTTCAATGAAGTACATCATCCTCGGTGGAATCGGTTCAAGCTTCTTCCTCATCGGTGTCGCTTTAATCTACGGCTCCCTCGGAACCCTCAACATGGCTCAAATAGCCCAGCTCGCAGCAACTATGGATCCCACCGTAGCCCAGGTCGGCCTCGCGCTCATAATCCTAGGTCTGGCGGTCGAGGCTGAGCTCTTCCCGCTCAACGCCTGGGCGCCCGACGCTTATCAGGCAGCACCGCACCCAATCACCGTCATGTTCTCCGCCTTTGTCGTCAAGGCTGCCCTCTACGCCATGGCGAGGATTCTCTACCTCATGCAGGTCGTCGAGAGCTGGGGCTCAGTGCTTAGGCTGCTCATCGTAATGGCCACCCTCACCGTCGTCGTTGCTGAGCTGGCAGCGCTTAGGCAGAAGAACGTCAAGAGGATGATAGCCTACTCCAGTATCGCCCAGATAGGCCTCATAGCACTCGCCTTCGCCCTCGGCACTCAGGCCGGCGTTGACGCTGGTGTCTTCCACATGGTCAACCACGCGATAGTCAAAGCTCTCCTGTTCCTCGCCGTCGGCTACGTGGCGATAACCCTCGGCGGTGCAGAGCTGGAGAAGTTCCAGGGACTCGGCAGGAGGATGCCGCTCACGGCCTTCGCTATCTCAGTTGGTGCAGTAGCCACCATCGGAATACCGCTCTTCAACGTCTTCTGGAGCAAAATCAGAATAATCCTTGCGACCCTGAACGTCGGCTACACCTGGGCGGCAGTACTTGTACTTTCAGCGAGCGTCGTGGAGGCGGTCTATTACTTCAGGCTGCTCCACGCCATATGGTTCGAAGGAGAGGGGGAGAGAATCAGCGAGAGCATGGTCATCGGCCTCATGATGCTCTTCCTCGCGGCTTTGGTGGTCGTCATAGGAGTCTACCCGGACTACGTTTGGGAGCTCGCCAGGAAGGCTGGGGAGGACATCTTCAACGTGGCCCAGTACGTTAAGAACGTTCCACTGATGGGGGTGGGAGCATGA
- the wecB gene encoding non-hydrolyzing UDP-N-acetylglucosamine 2-epimerase — protein MKPAFVFGTRPEIIKLAPVIRAFEERGVEPLLIHTGQHYDYEMSSVFLEELELRRIDYHLEVGSGTQAEQTGTAMIKIEKVLMEEKPDVTLVQGDTNTVLAGALASVKLKIPVAHVEAGLRSFDRTMPEEINRILADHASEVLFAPTEEARKNLEREGITENVYVVGNTVVDAVLQNAEIAERKSDVLERFGLKPKEYILLTAHRAENTDSKENLRRLLEILEALPVKAVYPMHPRTRKRLESFGLWERVEAIENLIVTKPLGYLDFLKLQKNAKIVMTDSGGIQEESIILNVPCLTLRYNTERPETVKAGGNVLVGLEKERALSYVERLLSDEEFYKKMASAPNPFGDGKAGERIAEILLKLYKMEKLKVRSSRFI, from the coding sequence TTGAAACCGGCCTTCGTATTCGGAACGAGGCCGGAGATAATAAAGCTTGCTCCTGTTATCAGAGCCTTCGAGGAGAGGGGCGTTGAGCCCCTTTTAATCCATACCGGCCAGCACTATGACTACGAGATGAGCAGTGTATTCCTCGAGGAGTTAGAGCTCAGGAGGATAGACTACCACCTTGAAGTTGGTTCTGGAACACAAGCCGAACAGACGGGAACGGCAATGATTAAGATTGAAAAGGTCCTGATGGAAGAAAAGCCCGACGTCACGCTCGTTCAGGGCGATACGAACACCGTCCTTGCCGGCGCACTGGCAAGCGTCAAGCTGAAAATCCCCGTTGCCCATGTTGAAGCTGGCTTAAGGAGCTTCGACAGAACGATGCCGGAGGAGATAAACAGGATTTTAGCGGATCACGCAAGTGAGGTTCTCTTTGCCCCGACGGAAGAGGCAAGAAAAAACCTCGAACGCGAGGGCATAACTGAGAACGTTTACGTCGTGGGCAACACCGTTGTTGACGCAGTCCTCCAGAACGCAGAGATAGCCGAGAGGAAAAGCGACGTCCTCGAAAGGTTCGGCCTCAAACCCAAGGAGTACATACTCCTCACCGCCCACAGAGCTGAGAACACAGACAGCAAGGAGAATCTCAGAAGGCTCTTGGAAATCCTTGAGGCGTTGCCGGTTAAGGCTGTCTATCCCATGCATCCCAGAACGAGGAAGAGGCTCGAGAGTTTTGGCCTCTGGGAACGTGTTGAGGCGATAGAGAACCTTATCGTCACGAAGCCACTTGGATATCTCGACTTCCTAAAGCTCCAGAAGAACGCGAAAATAGTCATGACGGACTCTGGCGGCATTCAGGAGGAGAGCATAATCCTCAACGTACCGTGCCTGACCCTCCGCTACAACACCGAGAGACCGGAAACTGTGAAAGCCGGCGGCAACGTCCTCGTTGGTCTCGAAAAGGAGAGAGCCCTGAGCTACGTCGAGAGACTTCTGAGCGATGAGGAGTTCTACAAGAAGATGGCGAGTGCTCCAAATCCCTTCGGCGACGGAAAAGCGGGCGAAAGAATTGCCGAGATACTGCTGAAACTGTACAAAATGGAAAAATTAAAAGTCAGGAGTTCAAGGTTCATTTAG
- a CDS encoding DUF4040 domain-containing protein: MNCISCIEYIIVAIMVISAILTVEWKDLLAAAVGMAAVSLFASLLFFFLQAPDVAMTEAAIGAALSGAVFIFAIKRTQRFETEEEETPGWWVRW; this comes from the coding sequence ATGAACTGCATATCCTGCATAGAGTATATAATCGTGGCTATCATGGTAATCTCCGCAATACTCACCGTCGAGTGGAAGGACCTACTAGCTGCAGCCGTCGGAATGGCAGCCGTCAGCCTGTTCGCCTCACTGCTGTTCTTCTTCCTGCAGGCTCCGGACGTGGCTATGACCGAGGCAGCAATAGGCGCTGCACTCAGCGGTGCCGTGTTCATATTCGCCATTAAGAGAACCCAGAGGTTCGAGACGGAGGAAGAAGAAACGCCCGGGTGGTGGGTGAGATGGTGA
- the mnhG gene encoding monovalent cation/H(+) antiporter subunit G, which translates to MNALTVIGEVLVLLGTFFYFLSALGLIRMPDVYNRMQTSTKSATLGSLGVIVGVGIWALGTDFGSAAWLTKTIVIAVFLLLTNPISAHALIRAAYKSGIPLWEGSIVDKYREHLEAKVKAEETPEETDETGEGGEE; encoded by the coding sequence ATGAACGCCCTTACGGTGATCGGAGAAGTTCTCGTCCTGCTGGGGACGTTCTTCTACTTCCTATCAGCCCTAGGTCTGATCAGGATGCCCGACGTTTACAACAGGATGCAGACCTCGACCAAGAGCGCCACCCTTGGTTCTCTGGGTGTCATAGTTGGTGTTGGAATTTGGGCTCTCGGGACCGACTTCGGAAGCGCGGCATGGCTCACAAAGACCATCGTCATCGCTGTGTTCCTCCTGCTCACCAACCCAATAAGCGCCCACGCACTCATAAGGGCAGCGTACAAGAGCGGAATCCCACTGTGGGAAGGCAGCATCGTCGACAAGTACAGGGAGCACCTCGAGGCGAAGGTCAAAGCCGAGGAAACCCCCGAAGAAACTGATGAAACCGGGGAGGGTGGTGAGGAATGA
- a CDS encoding monovalent cation/H+ antiporter complex subunit F: protein MIGINVYLALIAIATLLSMYRVFRGPTTVDRIVAVDIMTTITTGLMVLFALYYQRMTFLDVALVYAILAFGGVMAFARYMEGGL, encoded by the coding sequence ATGATAGGAATAAACGTTTATCTCGCCCTGATAGCGATAGCAACGCTCCTCAGCATGTACAGGGTCTTCAGGGGACCAACGACAGTGGACAGAATCGTGGCTGTTGATATAATGACAACCATAACCACCGGACTCATGGTGCTCTTCGCGCTCTACTACCAGAGAATGACATTCCTCGACGTTGCCCTGGTATACGCGATTCTGGCCTTCGGTGGAGTCATGGCATTCGCGCGCTACATGGAGGGAGGCCTATGA
- a CDS encoding radical SAM protein — MIEVRLPHTHFEDLGESVRLIWRDTLYAEFEKSELVRVIKRKYRVKLEVTVRDGALVIDTDYPDVEKYIAIYIQNNLGALLRNRYTKRRVLYIHEGMNVPLLGYNAFGLIDRGTNLIQIRGVSGCNLSCIFCSVDEGPYSRTRKLDYVVDVDYLMKWFDDVARIKGKGLEAHLDGQGEPLIYPFRVELVQALREHPNVRVISMQSNGTLLTDKLVEELAEAGLDRVNLSIHSLDPEKAKMLMGRKDYDLQHVLDMAEALVNAGVDVLIAPVIIFGINDNEAEAFIEFARRIGAGKRWPALGFQNYIPYKFGRNPTIAKLVPFKKFYEWLRELEKKTGMKPLVLKPHHFGMEKREFIPLAFRPGEVVKAEVVLPGRIQGEMLAKARNRLIEVINTDAEVGDRIKIKIVRTRHGIYIGTEV, encoded by the coding sequence ATGATTGAAGTCAGGCTTCCCCACACGCACTTTGAAGACCTCGGTGAGAGCGTAAGGTTAATCTGGCGAGATACTCTCTACGCCGAATTTGAGAAGAGTGAGCTGGTTCGGGTTATAAAGCGAAAGTATCGCGTGAAGCTCGAGGTTACCGTGAGGGACGGCGCGCTCGTTATCGATACCGATTATCCTGACGTCGAGAAGTACATCGCAATATACATTCAGAACAACCTCGGCGCCCTCCTTAGAAACAGGTACACAAAGAGGAGGGTTCTCTACATCCACGAGGGAATGAACGTGCCCCTCCTCGGGTACAACGCCTTTGGCTTAATAGACAGAGGAACGAACCTCATCCAAATCAGGGGTGTGAGCGGCTGCAACCTGAGCTGCATATTCTGCTCCGTTGACGAGGGGCCTTATTCAAGAACCAGAAAGCTCGACTACGTGGTTGATGTAGACTATCTGATGAAATGGTTCGACGACGTCGCTCGAATCAAGGGTAAAGGCCTGGAGGCACACTTGGACGGCCAAGGCGAGCCACTCATCTATCCTTTCCGCGTAGAGCTCGTTCAGGCTTTGAGAGAGCATCCGAACGTTAGGGTCATCTCGATGCAGAGCAACGGAACTCTTCTAACCGACAAGCTCGTTGAAGAGCTTGCAGAGGCTGGTTTGGATAGGGTGAACCTCTCCATTCACTCCCTCGATCCGGAGAAGGCCAAGATGCTAATGGGGAGAAAGGATTACGACCTTCAGCATGTTCTGGACATGGCCGAGGCGCTGGTAAACGCCGGAGTGGACGTGCTAATTGCTCCGGTGATAATCTTCGGCATCAACGACAACGAGGCCGAGGCCTTCATAGAGTTCGCAAGGAGGATTGGAGCAGGTAAGAGATGGCCTGCTCTCGGCTTCCAGAACTACATCCCCTACAAGTTCGGCAGGAATCCAACTATAGCCAAGCTCGTGCCGTTCAAGAAGTTTTACGAGTGGCTCCGCGAGCTGGAGAAGAAAACGGGAATGAAGCCCCTCGTCCTGAAGCCTCACCACTTCGGCATGGAGAAGCGTGAATTCATCCCCCTTGCCTTCAGGCCGGGGGAGGTTGTAAAGGCTGAGGTTGTTCTGCCAGGCAGAATCCAGGGTGAGATGCTGGCAAAAGCCAGGAACAGGCTTATCGAGGTCATCAATACAGATGCCGAGGTCGGTGACAGGATAAAAATCAAGATAGTGAGAACGAGGCATGGGATTTACATTGGAACCGAAGTCTAG
- a CDS encoding proton-conducting transporter membrane subunit — MINELIIIIFAPLIAGVIAWALDIKGIRELLGVAGAALPLAYLIKLYPTVDAEGMIQYTLNFAGFTLEFTLTHMSWIFAMIAGVVGLAAVLGMVSTSKNGYEWLFALMSLTGVYGIFIAYDLLGFFIFWEIMTFGSFMMVLKYNREASLKYFVLSVIGAYAMLIAIGIIYAKVGSFSFIEVYRAFSQDAALAAVGSSTLFSRGEIALIFGLFLVAFGVKAGMFPLHVWAPDAYSETNQSYTAMFSGVLSKTGVYGFILIYMLIGYRLLYEFGTIRTVPKFGYIIAFLGGLTIIVGGILAALQEDIRKLFAYSSISQLGYILVGIGVGTALSIEAAIYHAISHALFKGLFFLIVATIIYRTGKTEFKDMGGLAEKMPVTFAMAFVAILSLAGIPPMVGFASKWLIFESVISQNMPILGGMVFFGSAVGFVYLIRFTYAVWFGQRPTDLDDTKDAPLPLAIGMGILAVLNVVFGVAPGLVAQELNKIFGREVIGGTIWELNLGFGKYNGLLLTVWFVVGMLIAAIVYFMGAGVRKVPVTDTYQSGNPVTMEYNLTIRRNFFLPLKEALSFWLRMSFDRFYKDVGKTVEDFAETMRNYVYNGNVQSYAWYLAIVLLILAMWGV; from the coding sequence ATGATTAACGAACTTATCATTATCATTTTCGCGCCTCTGATTGCTGGCGTTATCGCCTGGGCGCTTGACATCAAAGGTATTAGAGAGCTGCTCGGCGTTGCCGGTGCAGCCCTTCCCCTAGCTTACCTCATCAAGCTCTATCCGACCGTTGATGCCGAAGGAATGATACAGTACACGCTGAACTTTGCCGGCTTCACCCTTGAGTTCACATTAACCCACATGAGCTGGATATTCGCTATGATAGCCGGTGTTGTTGGCCTTGCCGCAGTGCTTGGAATGGTCTCAACCTCAAAGAACGGCTACGAGTGGCTGTTTGCCCTGATGAGCCTCACCGGCGTCTACGGCATCTTCATAGCCTACGACCTGTTAGGGTTCTTCATCTTCTGGGAAATCATGACCTTCGGAAGCTTCATGATGGTGCTCAAGTACAACAGGGAGGCCTCACTCAAGTACTTCGTGCTCAGCGTTATCGGAGCCTACGCGATGCTCATAGCGATAGGCATAATCTACGCCAAAGTCGGCTCCTTCAGCTTTATAGAAGTTTACAGAGCGTTCTCACAGGACGCAGCACTGGCGGCTGTCGGCTCATCTACCCTCTTCAGCAGGGGCGAAATTGCGTTAATCTTCGGTCTCTTCCTGGTCGCCTTCGGCGTTAAGGCCGGGATGTTCCCGCTTCACGTGTGGGCGCCCGATGCCTACAGCGAGACCAACCAGAGCTACACCGCGATGTTCAGCGGCGTCCTCAGCAAGACTGGCGTTTACGGATTTATCCTCATCTACATGCTCATAGGCTACCGCCTGCTCTATGAATTCGGAACGATTAGAACCGTCCCCAAGTTCGGCTACATCATAGCATTCCTCGGTGGTCTAACCATTATCGTCGGCGGCATCCTCGCGGCGCTCCAGGAGGACATCAGGAAGCTCTTCGCCTACTCCAGTATAAGCCAGCTCGGCTACATCCTCGTGGGCATAGGCGTTGGGACGGCATTGAGCATTGAAGCCGCCATCTACCACGCCATTAGCCACGCCCTCTTCAAGGGACTGTTCTTCCTCATAGTGGCCACCATAATCTACCGCACCGGGAAGACGGAGTTCAAGGACATGGGCGGCCTGGCAGAGAAGATGCCAGTAACATTTGCAATGGCCTTCGTAGCTATACTCAGCCTCGCCGGAATTCCGCCGATGGTCGGCTTCGCCAGCAAGTGGCTAATCTTTGAGTCGGTCATAAGCCAGAACATGCCAATACTCGGCGGCATGGTGTTCTTTGGAAGTGCCGTAGGTTTCGTCTACCTCATCAGGTTCACCTACGCAGTCTGGTTCGGTCAGAGGCCAACCGACCTTGATGACACCAAGGACGCTCCATTGCCACTTGCCATAGGCATGGGCATACTTGCGGTGCTCAACGTTGTCTTCGGTGTCGCTCCAGGTCTTGTGGCCCAGGAGCTGAACAAGATATTCGGCAGAGAGGTCATCGGTGGAACTATATGGGAGCTGAACCTCGGCTTCGGTAAGTACAACGGCCTCCTCCTCACCGTCTGGTTCGTGGTCGGCATGCTCATTGCGGCCATAGTCTACTTCATGGGGGCAGGCGTGAGAAAAGTCCCCGTTACGGACACCTACCAGTCAGGAAACCCAGTAACGATGGAGTACAACCTCACCATCAGGAGGAACTTCTTCCTTCCGCTCAAGGAGGCCCTGTCCTTCTGGCTCAGAATGAGCTTTGACAGGTTCTACAAGGACGTTGGAAAGACTGTTGAGGACTTCGCCGAGACCATGAGGAACTACGTCTACAATGGAAACGTCCAGAGCTATGCCTGGTATCTTGCCATAGTCCTGTTAATCCTCGCTATGTGGGGGGTGTGA
- a CDS encoding NADH-quinone oxidoreductase subunit K produces MISVYYFGAIALILIGLYAILVKKNLLKILIGLSIMETGVNLLLISIGYVSGKSAPILSEGIGPSQAVDPIPQALVLTAIVIGVATTAMALSVAILIYEKYGTLNVEEIRRLRG; encoded by the coding sequence ATGATAAGCGTCTACTACTTTGGTGCGATAGCGCTCATCCTCATAGGCCTCTACGCGATCCTAGTGAAAAAGAACCTGCTCAAGATTCTCATAGGCCTCAGCATAATGGAAACGGGCGTTAACCTGCTACTCATCAGCATTGGCTACGTGAGCGGCAAGAGCGCCCCAATACTGAGCGAAGGAATAGGTCCGAGCCAGGCAGTTGACCCGATTCCGCAGGCATTGGTTCTCACGGCGATAGTTATCGGAGTTGCCACCACCGCCATGGCCCTTAGCGTTGCCATCCTGATTTACGAGAAGTACGGAACCCTTAACGTTGAAGAGATAAGGAGGTTGAGAGGATGA
- a CDS encoding regulator, translated as MWGKIEHYFDEYPVRKQIAKTLLKYGLRVSDDMKIKAGDIEVPYTKIAKALDVDRRVVKETVGMILKIPELKEIYTNLEPTVHMKYVGRHVGYGVIEIEPEPRAIGILAKIAQKIAEREINIIQVVAEDPELYPEATLTIITEKPIPGDLINELSKLEGVKRISIY; from the coding sequence ATGTGGGGGAAGATTGAACATTACTTTGATGAATATCCCGTCAGGAAGCAGATTGCCAAAACGCTTCTTAAGTACGGCCTTCGCGTCTCTGACGACATGAAGATTAAAGCGGGCGACATAGAGGTCCCGTACACCAAGATAGCCAAGGCCCTTGACGTGGACAGAAGGGTCGTCAAGGAGACCGTCGGCATGATACTCAAGATACCCGAGCTGAAGGAGATATACACCAACCTCGAGCCAACCGTTCACATGAAGTACGTCGGAAGGCACGTTGGCTACGGCGTCATTGAGATCGAGCCCGAGCCGAGGGCGATAGGAATACTCGCCAAGATCGCTCAGAAGATCGCCGAGAGAGAGATCAACATTATTCAGGTAGTTGCCGAGGACCCGGAGCTATATCCTGAAGCAACACTCACCATCATCACAGAGAAACCAATTCCCGGCGACCTGATAAACGAACTCTCCAAGCTTGAGGGCGTCAAGAGGATTTCAATTTATTGA